The Pedobacter ginsengisoli region AATCAAGAATAGAAAGAAGTATTCTTTTAATCATTTGTACTGAAGAGGTTTAATTTAATCAGGCCCGCTTCAATTCAAATATCGTTATTTCTGGTAAAATTCCAACTCTTCCAGGGTAACCCAGAAAACCATAGCCAACATTTACATAAAGCTGTTGGTTTTGTTCTCTGTATAGTCCGGCCCATTCTTTGTATATATATTGTATTGGGCTCCATTGATAATGCTCAGTTCTTACACCAAATTGCATACCATGGGTATGTCCGCTAAACATGGCGTCTATTTGTTGATATTTTTTCAGTACCTCCTGTCTCCAGTGAGAAGGATCATGTGATAGTAATAATTTTACAGGTAAATCAGCCGTATCTTTAGTCGCCAGATCCATCCTACCATATTTAGGAAAACGGCCCATACCCCAATTTTCAATTCCTAAGACTCCAATTTCCTCACCATCTACTTTAAGTCGCCTATGTTCATTCATTAATAAATCCCATCCCATTATTTTATGAGTTTTTATAACATCCTGAAGATTTTTAGCCTTGGCAGCTGAAGGGGCGCCACCAAAATGATAATCCCCGTAATCATGATTTCCAAGTACCGAATATACTCCAAGAGGTGCTTTTACCTTACTAAACAGATCCTGATAATCGCGCATTTCAGTTGCCATATCATTTACAAGATCTCCCGTAAAAAAAATAAAATCAGGCTTTTCTGCCAACAACATATCCACGCCCCCCTGCACCGCTCTTTTATTGTAGAAACTCCCTGAATGAATATCCGAGATCTGGCCAAGCTTGATGCCTTCAAATGCCCTTGGAAGATTGGGTAGAACCAGTGTTCTTCGTTTTATTTTATAGTCATATGCTCCAGAGGAAATGCCCCATGTAAGTGAAGTTAGGGGAATAGCCGCTGTAATTAACCCAGCTTTTACAATAAAAGATGACCTACTTATAGGCTCTCCAAAAGGCTCAGTTTCTTTAACTGCCACAGATGTATCTTTCTTTTTAAGTGATCTGTTCATTTTAATGATTAATCTTCTGAGATCATCAATCAATAGAAATGGTAGCATCACAATCTTACAAATTAATGTTAAGAAGAACGCAACAAGTATAATAGAGCGTAAGCTTAGGTACAAAGGTAAATAAGAAGGGACATAGATAGCTGAAAATACCCCTATTACAAGAATGCCCGTATAGGTCCACCAAATTACAGAGAAAAGTTTCTTTGTAGCTGGCCTCCATTTGTTAAAAACTGATAAAACTGCGCGATAGCAATAATAATCGAAAGCCAGAAGGAAAATTGATAAAATTATAAGTGCGGGTAGTCGTCCCATTTAATTATTTTTAGAGTAAATTACCTGAAATTAATATCATCATCATCGTCATCAAGCTCGGTATTGAACAAGCTTTCAAACATATCTGAGAATCCGAATCCCCCTTCAAGGTATTTTTTGTTTAATTGTGAATGTTCGGCAAGGCCATGCAATACGAATTCCATTAATAATAGGGTCTGGTTTTCACTAAGCTTTGGATGAAACTTTTTAACAAGATCATATAGGCCATTAACACCTCTCAGCTGTTGCTGATACTTAACTTGTGTAAGAGAATCAGCAATATCTAAAGTATTACCTTCTGTAAACCATTCTGTGATGTCATTGTATGGATTTGCAGTTTTACTTTTTTTTGCTCTTTCCGGATCTGGGAAATAGCGGGCAAATAAACTTTTAATTGCTTTGCCAATAAGCGTATTTGCAACTTTTGCAGGGCCTTCTAGCTCGCCCTCATAAACCAGCTCAATTTTTCCTGTTACAGCAGGTATAATGCCTGCCAGATCAGAAAGTCTTACAAAAGTACTCTTCTCTCCATTAATTAACATTCTGCGTTCTGCAGTACTAATTAGATTCTCATATGCAGTAATAGTTAATCTGGCTGATACTCCTGATTTCTGATCAATATATTCACTTTTTCTTGCCTCAAATGCAACTTGTTCTATTAGATCTTTTACTAAGCCATCAGCCTCAATATTAGCTTTTTGTTCTTCTGATGTCTTTGCTTCCTGAAATGTTATCCTTCTTGATATATCAATACTTTTAGGGTAGTGCGTTAGGATCTGACTTTCTATACGATCTTTTAGAGGCGTTACAATAGAACCTCTATTGGTATAATCTTCAGGGTTTGCAGTAAATACAAACTGTACATCAAGAGGTAAACGAAGCTTAAAGCCTCTTATCTGAATATCTTTTTCCTGAAGCATATTAAATAATGCTACCTGTATGCGTGCTTGTAAATCAGGTAACTCATTAATTACAAATATACTTCTGTGAGCCCTTGGTATTAGTCCAAAGTGAATTACACGTTCATCATTATAAGTTAACTTTAGGGTAGCGGCTTTAATTGGATCCACATCGCCAATTAAATCAGCAACAGTTACATCTGGTGTAGCCAGTTTTTCAGTATATCTTTCACTTCGATGTTGCCAGCTAATAGGAGTATTGTCACCATGAATTAGTATTTCATGTTTTGCATACCACGAAATAGGATTCAAAGGGTCATCAAAGATCTCACTTCCACTCACATAAGGAATATATTCATCTAATAGGTTTACCATTAAACGGGCAATACGTGTTTTTGCCTGCCCGCGCAAACCCAATAATAAAATATTGTGTCGCGATAAAATAGCTGTCTGTAACTCAGGAATTACTGTTTCATCATATCCTAAAATACCTTCAAATCCTGCTTCCTTATTTTGAAGCTGGACAATCAGATTTTTGCGAAGCTCGTCTTTTACCGATAACGATCTGTAGCTTGAGGCTTTTAACTGACCTAGGGTTTTTATATTGTTGTGATCCATGTCTTATCTTTTCGAATTGAGCGTTTAGTATTTTACCTCACTGTTTTGCGTCTATTCTTTATATAATCTTCAAAAATGTATTCTCCAAGCCCTGTTAAGGAACTATAGAATGCTCTTCCGCCATTAATTTGAGTAAATTCTCTCACAAATTGCTGCAGGTACGGGTCCTGAGCTATCATAAATGTAGTAATAGGAATATTAAGTCGTTTGCATTGAGCTGCCATATTCAATGTTTTATTAATCACCTTTCTGTCAAGCCCCATACTATTTTTATAATACCGGCCATTTTCCTTTAAGCAGGTCGGTTTACCATCGGTGATCATGAAAATCTGTTTGTTATGGGTTTTACGGCGACGCAATAAATCGGCAGCTAGCTCTAATCCTGCAAAGGTATTTGTATGATATGGGCCTACTTGTAGGTATGGTAAATCTTTGATTGATATAGGCCAGGCGTCGTTACCAAACACAACAATATCAAGAGTATCCTTAGGGTATCTGGTTTTAATCAACTCTGCAAGTGCCATAGCTACCTTTTTAGCAGGAGTTATCCTATCCTCTCCATATAGAATCATAGAGTGAGATATGTCTATCATCAGTACGGTAGAAGTGAGGGTTTTATAGTCTTTTTCCTCTACTTCTAAATCTCTCTCAGTTAAAGTAAAGTTTGCAATACCATGATTTATTTGGGCGTTTTGTATCGAAGCAGTAATATCTATCTGATCTAAGCTATCTCCAAAAGAGAACTCTCTTCTATCCGCATTTTTTTCTTCACCAATACCTGATATATTGGTGTTATGGTTTCCTCTTCCGGCTTTTTTTAATCTACCGAATATTTCTTCAAGGGCAGACTTACGTATTGTCTGTTCAGTTTTTGCCGTAATGCTTAAGTCTCCATTTGCAGGGTTCTCTTTAAGATAACCTTTTTCTGTAAGGTCATCAATAAAATTGCCCATGCCATATTCATTGTTTGTGAACTTATATTTCTTGTCCAGCTCATTCATCCATGCCAATGCCTCTCCTGCATCACCGGCAGTATAATTCAGTAGCTGGGTGAAAAGCTTAAGCAATTCATCAAACCCACCTTTTGGTAAATCATCGGGTTGGAAATTAGAAAAATGAAAACCTCTCATATATTCATTATAAACGAATTATCGAAGGTAAAAGTTTGAGGCATTAATAATGTTATCCGGGTGTAAAAATACCCCTAATACGGTGGCTTAGAGTAATTATTTAGGACTGCCGTTAGCTAAAGCTCTCTCAGCCCGTTTTATCGCTAGTCGTTCTCTCCATTTTGCATAAGGGGCTTTAAAAGCCATTTTTAATACACTGTCAACACCACCTTTTACTGCAAGGTTAAAAACACTTTGGGCTTTTCTGGTAATAGAAGCATCCCAGGCTCTTAAACTTAATGAAAAAGAACCATCCAGGTATTTCATCCAATGCCACATTCCGGTAGGCATAAAAAGCGTATCGCCGTGTTCAAGGAAAACCTCGTAACCTTCAACACCTTTAAGTGCAGGGAATTTTTCAAAATCAGGATTAGCCACATCATAATCCTCCAGCGCATAAGTTGCATTAGGGATACAGTACAAACGCTCTTTCCATTTATTGTCAAAAAGAATAATGTGTTTTCTGCCTCCAAAATGGGTATGGAAAAGATGGGGTAAATCTATATCATAATGTAAGAAGGTAACTGAGTTTGATCCTCCAAAAAACATTGCGGGCATACTTTCAATAAAACCACCCATCAAGTCTTTAGGAATCACTATGTCATTTACCAGATTGGGGACATGTTTAAACAGGTTAAAGAAAAAGATTCTTAGCTCAGTTGGCTTAGACTTAATCAGATCCAGATAATCTCCGAATTTCATTTCGGCAACTGAAGCATTAATAGGCTTTGAAGGATCAGCTTTAGAGTTGTCCATTAAACTTACCTTCAATTCTCCTCCTATTTCCTTTAAATAGTCGGTAGTCCATTTTTCTCTTGCCGGCCATGTTTTAGTAAGCCCTTTAATGATTAAAGGACGTCTTGCATCTAAATAATTTTTCTTAAAATCAGCAGGGCTGATGCTCTCAACGGTGTCTACCGGCTTTAAAATAAAACTCATAAGTTTTAATGATAAGATACTTAATAACGACTAAATGCCTGTTTACTGATCTTATTTAGAACAAACTTAGATAAAAAAATCCTTCTCTTCATAATGCAATCGTTTAAAATCCCCGAAATAAATTAAAGATAACTGCCAACATTAATAGGGCTGATGATTGACAAGCGCTTTATTTGCTCGTTTTATAGCCAGACTTTCTTTCCAGCTCATGTATTTTTCTCTGAAATTAGCCTTCATAAAATCATCAAATTTCCGCTGAACAGTAAGATTGTATAAACTTTTTGCTTTTACGCCAAATGATTTATCCCATGCCCTTAAACTAATAGAGAATGAACCATCCAGGTATTTCATCCAATGCCAGTAACCTGTAGGCATAAACAGTGTGTCACCATGCTCAAGGAAAGCCTCTACGCCTTTAACACCTTCCAATGCAGGAAATTTGTTGAAATCAGGATTTTCAACATCATAGTCTTCTAAAGCGTAAGTAGCAAACGGAATTTGATATAGACGTTTTTTCCATTTGTTTTCAAACAGGATAATGTGCTTTCTCCCATTAAAATGAGTGTGAAAAATGTGAGCTAGATCTATATCATAGTGCAAAAAAGTAACAGAGCCTTTTCCGCCAAAAAACATGTTAGGATAGCTATCTAAAAAACCACCCATTAGTTCTTTTGGAGCACGGTAGTCTTCAAGTAATTTTTTTGCCTGTTTAATAGGGTCAAATAAAAAAATGCGAAGGTCTGTAGGTGTATTTTTTATTAATTCTATATAGTCTGCAAACTTCATTTCTGCTGCAGAAGCATTAATCGGTTTTGAAGGATCTGCTTTGGAACTATCATATAAAGGGACTGTTCTGTCACCAACAGCACTCTTCATATAGTCTAAATTCCACTTTTCATAGGCAGGCCAGGCCCTCGACATATTTTTTATAATAAGTGGTCTACGGGGATTCAGGTAGTTTTTTTCAAATTCCTCTTTAGAAATATCATTAACGATATCGATTGGTGATAAGTCAAACTGCATGTTAATTCAATATTAAGACGAAACAAAATTATAGAAAATGAGGAGGGGAGGGAATTACCCCAAATAAAAATTAAAAATCTCTGACAAAACATTAAGTTATATCCGGTTTAATCTTTTTTGCGTTTTAATTGTCATAGAAGTATAACCAACAAGATGCCTATGAAAACATCAATTAAGATTTCCCTCTCTTTTGTATTTGTTTTGTTATTAGTTCTTTTATTCTCTTCTTTTCAAAAGAAACCGGCAGCAGAAAAATTAATTTTTCCTTATAAGCAGGCGGGTTTAAGCGAACGACAAGCGGCAGAGCATCTGCTAAGCAGATTCACTTATGGTCCTAAGCCTGGAGACATAGATCACGTTCTGGACATGGGCCTGGAAAAATGGTTTATGCAGCAGTTGGATGGCAATCTGGATGATAAAGTACTTAATGAAAAATTGGCTCAGTTTGAGGACATCAATTTAACCAATACTGAAGTCGAAAATAAATATCCCCGAGCTGCAAGAGTATTACGTATGGCCATTAAGGAAGGGGCAATAGATAAGGATTCTGTAAATAAAGGAAATCAGGCAGCTTATAGAAAGCAGATAAAGGATTATATGGAACAGAAAGGGTTAAAGCCGCAACGGGAACTGTATCGTCAGTTTATTAATCAAAAAATATTAAGAGCTGCTTATACGAATAATCAATTGCGCGAATTGCTTACTGATTTCTGGTTCAATCATTTCAATGTTTCTTTAACTAAAAACCAATGTGCATCATTTATTCCCGCTTATGAACGGGATGTGATCAGACCAAATGTAACCGATAAATTCAGCAATTTGCTCCTCGCTACGGCAAAGTCGCCAGCAATGCTTATCTATCTTGATAATTTTATCAGTAGTGGACAACCAACTGCTAAAATGAGAAAAGATTCTATACTTATGAAAGATGGAACCATAGTGAAGAAGTTTAGGAAGGTTCAGACAAAAAAGAAACAGGGTGGACTAAATGAGAATTATGCCCGCGAGGTAATGGAACTACATACATTGGGTGTAGATGGTGGATATACTCAGGCTGATGTAACACAGGCTGCAAGGGTATTAACCGGCTGGACTATTGCTCCTATGGGAGATGATAGTTATGGCGGAGCTATAAAGAAACTGATTGATAATATAGAAGAAGCTAATCTTGAAAAAAGAGGGTTTGTGCACCAGGGAGATTTCTTATTCGTACCAACTCGACACGATAATGCCGAGAAAATAGTTCTGGGGAAGCGATTCGCCCCAAATGGTGGCTACGAAGAGGGTACTGTGCTATTAAATATGTTGGCCCATCATCCGTCTACAGCAAAGTTTATATCAAAAAAAATTGCTACTCGCTTTGTAAGTGATCAACCCGCTGCTAAACTCGCTGATAGAATGGCGAAAACTTTCATTAAATCTGATGGAGATATTAAACAGGTAATGATTGTTATGGTTTCATCTCCGGAATTCTGGCAGGCTGATGCCTTAAGAGAAAAAACTAAATCGCCCTTTGAACTAGCCATTAGTGCCGTAAGGAGTCTGGAAGCTCAAATAGTACAGCCATATCAATTGTTTAGTTGGGTTAATAAGATGGGGCAGAAGATGTACTACTACCAGGCACCAACTGGGTTTCCGGATAAGGGACAGTATTGGATTAATACTGGCGCCTTATTAAACAGAATGAATTTTGGACTGGCTCTGGCCTCACAACGTATTCCGGGAATAAAGGTAGATCTCGGAGCTTTAAATAACCATCATGAACCAGAAAGTGCTGATGAGGCCTTAACAATATATAGTAAGATCATTATGCCCGAACGAAATCTCGATGCGACAATAAAGCGGTTAAAGCCAATGCTTAAGGATCCGGATTTAAATAAGAAAGTAGAAATGGCCGCTAATAAAAACATAATGACAATACCAGATACTAATGAAGACACTCTTGCAAACATTAAAAAAAGTAGGATAGCTAAAGATATATATATAAAGAATTCTGAACTGGCACAGGTTGTAGGTGTAATTTTGGGTTCTCCCGAATTTCAACGTAAATAAACTTAAAGTAAAAGATTAGCCATGACATCAAGAAGAGGATTTTTAAAAGCCGGAGGCCTTGCCTTATTTGGTATAGGAATGGGTGGAGTACCGGGCTTTCTTGCCAATGCAGCTGCAGAAATAAAGCAACCCGGACTATTTGAAAGAAAGAAAATATTAGTCTGCATTTTCCAACGAGGGGCAATGGACGGCTTGATGGCTGTTACGCCTTTTACAGATGAATATTTAAAAGCTGCCAGACCTTCGCTGTTTATGTCTGCTGCTAAAATATCCGCAAATAAACCATTAATAGATTTGGATGGGCACTTTGGATTGCATCCCTCAATGGCGGCCTTTGAACAGGTATTCAGAGATAAAAGAATGGGCATAGTACATGGAATTGGCTCACCGAATAATACACGCTCCCATTTTGATGCGCAAGATTACATGGAATCGGGTACACCCTTTAAGAAAAGTACAGAAAGCGGATGGCTTAACAGGGCCGTGGGTTTGCTTGGCCATGATGCTGCATCGCCACTTAGAGGGGTAAGTTTAACCTCATCTTTACCAAGGTCCTTTTATGGCGATTATCCGGCAGTTGCAATAAGCAGTTTGAAAGATTTTAATATTCAGATGAAAGGCAATATCAATGGAGCCAATATGGCAGCTAAAAGCTTTGAAGACCTTTATGACCAAACAGCATCGGGACTACTAAAGGAAACCGGTAAAGAAAGTTTCGAAGCAATAAAAATGCTTCAAAAAACAGATGTGAAAAATTATAAGCCAGCCACCGGAGTTGTTTATCCTAATTCAGCCTTAGGGAATTCATTGAAGCAGATTGCCCAACTTATCAAAATGAATGTAGGAATGGAAGTTGCCTTTGCTGAATCTGGAGGGTGGGATACACACTTTAACCAAGGAAGAGAGACAGGGATTTTTGCCAGGAACGTGAATGACCTGAGTGAGAGTATTATGGCATTTTGGACAGATATGGGGACGTTACAGGATGATGTAACGGTTATGACCATGACTGAGTTTGGCCGCACAGTAAAACAAAATGGAACGGGTGGCACAGATCATGGCAGGGCATCTTGCAATTTTATTCTTGGAAATAGCGTAAACGGCGGATTAGTACATGGAATAATAAATCCGCTTACAATTGAAAACCTTGAAGATGGCCGAGATCTTGCTGTTACTACAGATTTTAGAGCTGTGTTTAGCGAGGTTGCCGACAAACATTTAAAAATTAATAATGATAAAATACTATTTCCCGACTGGAGTGGTAAAAAAATAGGAGTAATGAGCTAAGAAGGGTGCTTAAAACATTCTTTTAGTTTTAAACACCCTCAAGAGCTCGCCTTATGGCAATTTTTTAAAGTCAATTTCAGGATGTTCTTTTCCCGAGGCTTTTCTTTGCAAAGGAGTTTTTATAGGAGTGAAATCATTAAAGAAGCCACAATTCTTTAAAAAGAACGACGAACCCTCTGTTCCACCTGCATAATCTTTCCTGTAGTTTTCTCTTGCAGTTGCATCAGCCGTAAAAGTAGCTTCAGTAACCTCATGCCAGTTGCCCTGTGCGTCTATAGCCCATTGATTTTTATAATTTGCTTTACGCGACTGATCACCTGTAGATGGAGAAAAGTTTTCAAGGAAAGAGTGAAGCCCTTTTAAGTATTCACCTGATTTTGGACGCTCAAAACTGGCAACAAGCTGCCAATTCCCCTTTTCTAAATCTTTAAAATAGGCAGTGTATATAGTTGTTTTTTTATCTGTATTAGGCTGTGCCCTTATCAGAAAAGCATAAATCTTTCCGGCTTTCCATGGGTAAAACATATAGCTTTGTCCACCAGAACCTTCATTTCCAAATTCTCCAGTCTTTGTTTTCTCTCCCTTTTTAAGCAATATTACCTTCATGCTGTCCGGAATAGATTTTGGATCATCAGTAGAAAATGGACTCCATATAGAAAACAATACCCTGCGTTCAGTGGAAGAATTTACCTGCATTCCAAAATACCCTCCGCTAAAGCCATTCGACATAAAATAAGTACCTAGTTTATCTTCACCAACAGGAACCTGAATTTCATTATAAAACCATTCGGTATTGTTCTGTGCTTCGGTCGGTATTTTGTATCCTAAATGTACAGAAGGTCCCCTATGGCCCCAGTAAAAATAATTTCCTTCGTTGTTTTTAACATAAGCAGCACCCTTTAGTAGTTCGATACTTCCACTAACAACTAAATCTGATACTTCTGCAAAAACACCTCCGGTTTTTGAAATTCCCTTCAACTCTACTTTTACATAACCAGGGCGTTTAATTGTTATGTTTCCTATTTTAACCAATGCAGAGCCTAGATTACCTACCTCTTTAACCAAGGTAGTGCCTTCGGCGGTTAAACTTATTTTACTTTTCCCTTCGGGAACACTCAATTTTAATGATAATTCTGCCTGTCCGGCAGCTTCTGTTCTAAAATAAATGGTAATTACATCGCTTGCGGCAGACCAATTGGTTATGCCCTCTTTTTTAAGACTTGCGGTTGAGTTTTCGTTTACCCATCCATTTCCTCCAAGCGGTATGGTAATGGTTTCAGATTCTGCAGTTTGCTTTACTTTTGCCAAACAAATGGTACTAAGTAAAAACTGAAATGTAAGCAGAAACAAGGTGGTTCTTTTCATATTCATTTATGTGTTGTTTGTGTTAGGAATTAAATGTATGAAAACCATGATTAAAATGTTCAACTAAATTTAAGTCAAACGTTTGCGTTAATATTTTAGCTAAAATATAATTAGGTTCGATGGCAGAATACAATCGAAACATTCAAATGAAATTTTTTTTAACCACCCTATCTCTGTTATTAGCTGGATCAGCTGTAATAGGGCAGCAATTACCTTCTGAACTACAGACCCCCGAAGTGGTTTCTGTAAACAGGATGCCGATGCGTGCGTCAGCTTTTGCCTTTGAAAATAGAGAATTGGCTTCTAAAAGAGCGAAAGAAAAATCCAATTATTTTTTAACACTCAATGGTCAGTGGAAATTTAATTGGGTACAAGACCCACGAAAGCGTCCGGATGATTTTTATAAAACCGATTTTGATGATGCCAAATGGGATAACTTCAAAGTCCCTGCCAATTGGGAAACCAATGGATACGGCTTGCCGATCTATGTCAATCAACCATATGAATTTGCTGGACGTAAAAATACGGGTGCCAAAATGAACCCTCCTTTTGATATTCCTGTTGATAATAACCCGGTGGGGTCTTATCGTAAAAAGTTTACCCTTCCCCAAAACTGGGATGGCCGCCAGGTGTTTATTCACCTTGGTGCAGTGAAATCAGCTTTTTATATTTGGGTAAATGGTAAAAAAGTAGGGTATAGTGAAGACAGTAAACTTGCTGCGGAATTTGATATTACTAAATATGTGAAGCCCGGAGAAAATCTTGTGGCTTTGCAGGTATACAGGTGGAGTGATGGTAGTTACCTGGAGTGCCAGGATATGTGGCGTATTTCGGGAATTGAGCGCGATGTTTATTTATATGCTACACCTAAATTAGATGTTAGGGATTTCAAAGCAATAGCAACGCTCGACAAATCTTATAAAAACGGGCTACTTTCTCTTACTGCCGAGATAAACAATTATAGGGTTGATAAGAAAACTATGCATAGTAAACCTGATACGTTTGCTGTTGAATTAGATCTGGTAGATGCTAAAGGCAAGTCTGTTTATAAAGATGAAACCAAAAGAGTTAAAACAGTTCTTGGAAATTATAAAAGTACCGTTAGCTTTAATACTCAGATAGAAAATGTAGCTGCATGGACGGCAGAAACACCAAATTTATATACACTTTTCATCACTCTAAAAGATAAAAAAGGAAATGTTCTAGAGGTTATTCCTCAGCGAATCGGCTTCCGTACGGTCGAATTGGTAAACAATAACTTTCTTGTAAATGGTAAACGGGTGTTTTTCAAAGGGGTTAATCGTCATGAGCACAATGCAACTCAAGGGCATACACTTACCCATGCTGATATGTTGAAAGATATGGAGATGATGAAAAAACTGAATGTTAACTCAGTTAGGCATTCTCATTACCCTCCTGATCCATATTGGATGGAGCTGTGCGATGAATATGGCCTTTACGTAGTTGATGAAGCAAATATAGAATCTCATGGTCGTTATTATGATTTGGCTTATACGCTTGGTAATGATAAACAATGGAGAGTTCCTCATTTGGAGCGCATCAAGAGAATGTATGAACGCGACAAAAACCATTCATCAGTAATCACATGGTCTTTAGGAAATGAGGCCGGAAATGGAGT contains the following coding sequences:
- a CDS encoding metallophosphoesterase gives rise to the protein MGRLPALIILSIFLLAFDYYCYRAVLSVFNKWRPATKKLFSVIWWTYTGILVIGVFSAIYVPSYLPLYLSLRSIILVAFFLTLICKIVMLPFLLIDDLRRLIIKMNRSLKKKDTSVAVKETEPFGEPISRSSFIVKAGLITAAIPLTSLTWGISSGAYDYKIKRRTLVLPNLPRAFEGIKLGQISDIHSGSFYNKRAVQGGVDMLLAEKPDFIFFTGDLVNDMATEMRDYQDLFSKVKAPLGVYSVLGNHDYGDYHFGGAPSAAKAKNLQDVIKTHKIMGWDLLMNEHRRLKVDGEEIGVLGIENWGMGRFPKYGRMDLATKDTADLPVKLLLSHDPSHWRQEVLKKYQQIDAMFSGHTHGMQFGVRTEHYQWSPIQYIYKEWAGLYREQNQQLYVNVGYGFLGYPGRVGILPEITIFELKRA
- a CDS encoding sigma 54-interacting transcriptional regulator; the encoded protein is MDHNNIKTLGQLKASSYRSLSVKDELRKNLIVQLQNKEAGFEGILGYDETVIPELQTAILSRHNILLLGLRGQAKTRIARLMVNLLDEYIPYVSGSEIFDDPLNPISWYAKHEILIHGDNTPISWQHRSERYTEKLATPDVTVADLIGDVDPIKAATLKLTYNDERVIHFGLIPRAHRSIFVINELPDLQARIQVALFNMLQEKDIQIRGFKLRLPLDVQFVFTANPEDYTNRGSIVTPLKDRIESQILTHYPKSIDISRRITFQEAKTSEEQKANIEADGLVKDLIEQVAFEARKSEYIDQKSGVSARLTITAYENLISTAERRMLINGEKSTFVRLSDLAGIIPAVTGKIELVYEGELEGPAKVANTLIGKAIKSLFARYFPDPERAKKSKTANPYNDITEWFTEGNTLDIADSLTQVKYQQQLRGVNGLYDLVKKFHPKLSENQTLLLMEFVLHGLAEHSQLNKKYLEGGFGFSDMFESLFNTELDDDDDDINFR
- a CDS encoding vWA domain-containing protein, whose protein sequence is MRGFHFSNFQPDDLPKGGFDELLKLFTQLLNYTAGDAGEALAWMNELDKKYKFTNNEYGMGNFIDDLTEKGYLKENPANGDLSITAKTEQTIRKSALEEIFGRLKKAGRGNHNTNISGIGEEKNADRREFSFGDSLDQIDITASIQNAQINHGIANFTLTERDLEVEEKDYKTLTSTVLMIDISHSMILYGEDRITPAKKVAMALAELIKTRYPKDTLDIVVFGNDAWPISIKDLPYLQVGPYHTNTFAGLELAADLLRRRKTHNKQIFMITDGKPTCLKENGRYYKNSMGLDRKVINKTLNMAAQCKRLNIPITTFMIAQDPYLQQFVREFTQINGGRAFYSSLTGLGEYIFEDYIKNRRKTVR
- a CDS encoding cupin-like domain-containing protein, producing the protein MSFILKPVDTVESISPADFKKNYLDARRPLIIKGLTKTWPAREKWTTDYLKEIGGELKVSLMDNSKADPSKPINASVAEMKFGDYLDLIKSKPTELRIFFFNLFKHVPNLVNDIVIPKDLMGGFIESMPAMFFGGSNSVTFLHYDIDLPHLFHTHFGGRKHIILFDNKWKERLYCIPNATYALEDYDVANPDFEKFPALKGVEGYEVFLEHGDTLFMPTGMWHWMKYLDGSFSLSLRAWDASITRKAQSVFNLAVKGGVDSVLKMAFKAPYAKWRERLAIKRAERALANGSPK
- a CDS encoding cupin-like domain-containing protein, with amino-acid sequence MQFDLSPIDIVNDISKEEFEKNYLNPRRPLIIKNMSRAWPAYEKWNLDYMKSAVGDRTVPLYDSSKADPSKPINASAAEMKFADYIELIKNTPTDLRIFLFDPIKQAKKLLEDYRAPKELMGGFLDSYPNMFFGGKGSVTFLHYDIDLAHIFHTHFNGRKHIILFENKWKKRLYQIPFATYALEDYDVENPDFNKFPALEGVKGVEAFLEHGDTLFMPTGYWHWMKYLDGSFSISLRAWDKSFGVKAKSLYNLTVQRKFDDFMKANFREKYMSWKESLAIKRANKALVNHQPY
- a CDS encoding DUF1800 domain-containing protein, which encodes MKTSIKISLSFVFVLLLVLLFSSFQKKPAAEKLIFPYKQAGLSERQAAEHLLSRFTYGPKPGDIDHVLDMGLEKWFMQQLDGNLDDKVLNEKLAQFEDINLTNTEVENKYPRAARVLRMAIKEGAIDKDSVNKGNQAAYRKQIKDYMEQKGLKPQRELYRQFINQKILRAAYTNNQLRELLTDFWFNHFNVSLTKNQCASFIPAYERDVIRPNVTDKFSNLLLATAKSPAMLIYLDNFISSGQPTAKMRKDSILMKDGTIVKKFRKVQTKKKQGGLNENYAREVMELHTLGVDGGYTQADVTQAARVLTGWTIAPMGDDSYGGAIKKLIDNIEEANLEKRGFVHQGDFLFVPTRHDNAEKIVLGKRFAPNGGYEEGTVLLNMLAHHPSTAKFISKKIATRFVSDQPAAKLADRMAKTFIKSDGDIKQVMIVMVSSPEFWQADALREKTKSPFELAISAVRSLEAQIVQPYQLFSWVNKMGQKMYYYQAPTGFPDKGQYWINTGALLNRMNFGLALASQRIPGIKVDLGALNNHHEPESADEALTIYSKIIMPERNLDATIKRLKPMLKDPDLNKKVEMAANKNIMTIPDTNEDTLANIKKSRIAKDIYIKNSELAQVVGVILGSPEFQRK
- a CDS encoding DUF1501 domain-containing protein, whose product is MTSRRGFLKAGGLALFGIGMGGVPGFLANAAAEIKQPGLFERKKILVCIFQRGAMDGLMAVTPFTDEYLKAARPSLFMSAAKISANKPLIDLDGHFGLHPSMAAFEQVFRDKRMGIVHGIGSPNNTRSHFDAQDYMESGTPFKKSTESGWLNRAVGLLGHDAASPLRGVSLTSSLPRSFYGDYPAVAISSLKDFNIQMKGNINGANMAAKSFEDLYDQTASGLLKETGKESFEAIKMLQKTDVKNYKPATGVVYPNSALGNSLKQIAQLIKMNVGMEVAFAESGGWDTHFNQGRETGIFARNVNDLSESIMAFWTDMGTLQDDVTVMTMTEFGRTVKQNGTGGTDHGRASCNFILGNSVNGGLVHGIINPLTIENLEDGRDLAVTTDFRAVFSEVADKHLKINNDKILFPDWSGKKIGVMS